A genomic window from Candidatus Denitrolinea symbiosum includes:
- a CDS encoding transcriptional regulator, TetR family has protein sequence MSSNPKEQEKLDPRVKRTRGLILQAFGDLLAEKGFDAIFVQDVTSKAQVNRATFYAHFEDKFKLLDYWIDQMFMQEIEKRLLDACQYSSDNLRNLIVAVCEFSSRIHNDCPKPRQQFEALAEGAIKNRLFELLSHWLKQTNTKISTEIPATVAAWAMYGLASYYSHLKKRPTLEKFVDEAFPMVAVNLEQFA, from the coding sequence ATGTCGTCTAACCCGAAAGAACAAGAAAAACTCGACCCCCGCGTCAAACGGACCCGCGGCTTGATCCTGCAAGCCTTCGGCGATCTCCTCGCTGAAAAGGGATTCGACGCCATCTTCGTGCAGGATGTAACCAGCAAAGCGCAGGTCAACCGCGCCACGTTCTACGCGCACTTCGAGGACAAATTTAAATTACTGGATTATTGGATAGACCAGATGTTTATGCAGGAGATCGAAAAGCGCCTGTTGGACGCCTGCCAGTACTCCTCCGATAATTTGCGCAACCTGATCGTGGCTGTGTGCGAGTTTTCGTCTCGCATTCATAACGACTGCCCAAAACCGCGCCAGCAATTTGAAGCGTTGGCGGAAGGCGCCATCAAGAACAGGCTGTTCGAGTTGTTGTCTCACTGGTTGAAACAGACGAATACCAAAATCTCCACCGAGATCCCCGCGACGGTCGCCGCGTGGGCGATGTACGGGCTTGCCTCATATTACAGTCATTTGAAAAAACGTCCCACGCTCGAAAAATTTGTGGATGAAGCCTTCCCGATGGTGGCGGTCAATTTGGAGCAGTTTGCTTGA